gcttcttctcgcgGCGGCGCTTGTGAGCGTCGGCACCGGCCTCGGTGTCCAGGCAGTAGTCCCACCAGGTGAAGCTGGAGGCGTAGTTGCCGATGAACTTCTCGTGGTGAAGATCGTGGTGATGAGCGCCAGCCCAGACGGGGAGGATGTGGCGCAGACTCCAGGGAAAGTCATAGCCGCTGTGAGAGTCGATGGCCTGGAAAAGACGGAGAACGATCCAGGTGTACATGGTGAAGAGGTGGAGCTCGCCAGTAACAGCAAGGAGGACAATTGGGCATCCAACGACACCAATTCCGAGGAGAGCAGTTTCGATGGGTGAAGCATACTCAGCGGCGAGACCGAAAGGAGCGGAGTAGGTGTGGTGCATCTTGTGGATGGCCTTGTAGAGGGGACCGTAGTGCAGAGCACGGTGGAACCAGTAGTGCCAAGCATCCTCCATCACGAAGCAAATAGCGATTTGGAGAGCCATCTTCCACACAG
This is a stretch of genomic DNA from Fusarium graminearum PH-1 chromosome 4, whole genome shotgun sequence. It encodes these proteins:
- a CDS encoding C-4 methylsterol oxidase; translation: MDALNATSFASFNQTKDYFVVLEEVSKYNVQLNMVEKLWAAWYLWMQNDTLATGIMSFVLHELVYFGRCIPFMLMDFIPYFQQFRIQKQKIPTIKEQWDCAAIVLISHFTAELPQIWFFHPIATYFGMDYGVPFPPVWKMALQIAICFVMEDAWHYWFHRALHYGPLYKAIHKMHHTYSAPFGLAAEYASPIETALLGIGVVGCPIVLLAVTGELHLFTMYTWIVLRLFQAIDSHSGYDFPWSLRHILPVWAGAHHHDLHHEKFIGNYASSFTWWDYCLDTEAGADAHKRRREKKLAAIKAQKQQ